Within the Deltaproteobacteria bacterium CG11_big_fil_rev_8_21_14_0_20_49_13 genome, the region AAGATAAAAAAGATCTTCATCTCGAAAAAGGCGAAGGCGCCGGGCGGATTTTTACTTTTAAAGCCACCATTTAAACCCGAAGAACTCCTCAGGTTATGCGACTGCGGTGGTGATAAAAAATCTAAAAAGAAGGTTGCCGCGCGGTCCATTAAGAAGAATATCGGTTCAAAAAGGGCATTCGCGCGAAATATTCTTACCACAAAGGTCTTTTTTAATGATGAGATAGGAAATCCCCTCATTTATATGAACGCCCGCGACATTAGCCTTGGAGGGATGTTCATAGAAGGCGGAATTCCATTAAAAGCCGGTTCTCTCGCCTTCATTTCATTCGGGATCAAAGGAAAACCGGTGACCGTAACAGGTCAGGCGGTAAGGGTAGATGACGGAGGAATTGGCGTAAGGTTCATGGGACTTCCGGATGAGGCAAGAAAACTGATCGGGAGCTACTGCGCTAACGTTTCTTAGGGGCCTTCTTTTTTTCGAGAGCGTCCAGCCTATCGCGAAGGCTCTTTAGTTCCTGTTGCACTGCCGGAATATTCTGAACATTTTCAAAGGTAGGCTTGACCTTTTCTTCCACAAAGCTCTTAACGTGCGTGAACTCGTTCTGGACAATCGTCTTTAATGTCTCGCCGCCGGCCTGAATGAGGCTACGAAGGGTGTTTAATGGCAACGAGCTTCTTTTTTTCTTCTCTTCCTCAAATATTATCTGGGCGAAAGTTTGACCGGTGATATCCTCCTTGCTTGCGTTATCAACCACCTGCACATCATCCCCGCGCTTTATCAGCTCCGAAATATCCTCAAGCGTCACATAGGTGCTTGATGCGGTGTCGTAGAGCTTTCTGTTGTGATATCTCTTTATTAACCTTGTCGTCTTCATATTTTACTCCATTGAAGGAGGCGGCTGTTCTGCCTTTTTCTTAAAAAAATGATGGCGCTCGCGAATGAACACTATGACGAGCGCGATGGCAACGGTCGCCCAAATCTCCCCCCAGCCGAAATTGCTTAAAAAATATCCGATAGATGGCATGAAGGGCATGTTATGATAATAGAGGCCATATGTCTAGAGTTATGATAAGCGTTCTTGTAGATCGGTCAGATATTGGACCTGTGTTCTATTGAACGGGCAAGAGTGCTTCTGTCCACATATTCGATGTCGCCGCCGAACGGGATGCCGAAGGCGATGCGGGTCAATTTTATATTAAGGGGTCTCACAAGCTTTGCTATATAAAAGGCCGTTGCTTCGCCCGTTGTCGTGGGGTTCGTCGCCACAATAAGCTCTTTCAGCGCCCCCTTTTTGACCCTTTCAACAAGCTCCTTTGTCTTTATATCGTCAGGACCGATGCCGTCGAGCGGAGAAAGAGAGCCATGAAGCACGTGATAGACGCCGTTGAATGCCCCGCTCTTTTCAATTGCGAGCGCGTCCTGAGGTTCTTCTACCACGCAAACGATGGTCTTGTTCCGGTTCGGGTTGTTGCAGATAGGGCACGATGAATTTTCGGTAAGGTTGAAGCATTCAGGACAATTGTGGACCTTGTCCTTGACCTCAACAATGGCGACGGAAAGTTTATACGCATCGTCCTTTGGTGCCCGCGTAATATGATAGGCAAGTCTTGCCGCTGTTTTTTGACCGACGCCGGGGAGCTTTGAGAATTCTTCTATCAACTTTTCTATTGGGTTCATTGTTCTAGTTATCGGTGATCAATGATCAGTGGCTAATGATGACCGGTTACAGATCACAGATTACTTGATCTTGATCTCCTTGATCTCCGCGCCGAAGATGTTCGCCGCCTCACGAATGACATCGTGTTTCAGAGCCTCGTCCTTTATGCCTCTGTTCTTTTGCGATATCTCCGCATGCTTGTTCTTCTTTGCTTCCTGTGCGGAGGCTTCGGAGCCTGCTTCAAATGCCACTTCAAGTTTTAAAGGCCTTTTGAAGAAATCGCCGGCCAGTTTTTCAACGAACGCCTTTCTGTCCTCTTCCATTAATTTATCTGATGCGAACGATCTTGATGCGAACCTTACCATCAGTCTTGATTCCTTCACGTCTCCGCCAAGGCTAATTTCAAGGAACGATGCCACCTGAGGCTTGTTGAGTTTCAGCCACGCAATGAATGACGGATAGTCTTGAGGAACAACTGTCGCCGTCCGGTGATCGGTGACCGGTGACCTATTATCGGTTACGGGAGGCCTGCTATCCGTGGTCGGGGAAGTTTGAACCTTAGCGCTCTGTGGGACCGCGCCACTTTTGAGTTGTTCGACTTTTTCGATGAGCTCATCGACCGATCTAACAGGCCTTATCTGACACAGGCCTACTATCAAGACATCCATGACCATCTTGGGGAACTTGGTGCGCGCGACATCTTCCGAGCCGCGATATATCATATTAAACCACTGCTGGCACTCCTCGACCGTAATCTTTGAAGCAAGCTCTTTAAGAAGATCTGAATCGAGTATCTTTGAGCCCAATGGAAGTTCCTTGCACGTCTTTATCACAAGTAAATCGTGAAATCTTTCAAGGAGCTCCTGAACGAAGCGGTTCAAATTTTCGCCGCTTGCGAAGAGTTCGTTGGCAACGGCCAGGGCTCCATCGGCATCTCTGGAAATTATGGACCTGGTGACGGCGTTAAGCTGTTTCCTGTCAAGAAAGCCCAGAAGCTCTTTCAGATGATCGTACGCCAGCTTCTTGCCGGCAAAGGCTATCGCCTGATCGAAAAGAGATTCAGCGTCGCGCATGGAACCTTCGGCCTCTGTGGCTATTATCTCAAGGCAATCGTTCTCGGCCTCCACCTTTTCTTCTTTTGCTATGCCCTTGAGAGTTTCAACTATCTTCAAAAGGGGAATGCGCCTGAAATCGTGGCGCTGGCATCTTGAGAGAATCGTTGCCGGTATCTTGTGCGATTCCGTGGTCGCAAAGATAAATATGACGTGTGCAGGCGGTTCTTCCAAAGTTTTCAGGAGAGCGTTGAACGCGGGACCGGAAAGCATGTGAACTTCATCTATTATATAGATCTTGTATTTCCCGGTCGCGGGGAGAAACTTCACCCGCTCGCGTATATCGCGGACGTTCTCAACGCCGTTATTCGAGGCGCCGTCTATCTCCTGAACGTCTATGGACGAACCGTTGGTTATCTCAACACATGAAGGACATTTATTGCACGGCTCAGGGGAACCTTCTTTTGAAGGTTCTTTGCAGTTGAGCATCTTCGAGAATATACGGGCGAGGGTTGTTTTGCCTATGCCGCGAATGCCCGTGAAAAGATAGGCGTGATGGACGCGCCCTTCCGATATGGCGTTCTGGAGCGTACGGGTAATATGATCCTGTCCGATTATATCTTCGAACCTTTGCGGCCTGTATTTTCTGGCGAGTACCTGATAGCTCATAAGCAGCGAAACAGGAAGCAGGAAGCAAGAGGCATGATCTTTATCATGCTTCATACCTCATACTTCATGCCTCTTCTTGACAATATATTCTCGACCCTTTCCAACTTCTGTATTTATGGGGGCGCCCGACTTACATAATGGGCACCTATCTTCATCATAGGCATCAAGCGAGATATTTACAAGCGCCGTTATTGCGGCGCCCACGTCCGCGTCTTTAACTCCGCCCCTGTTCACAAGCGCCGCACACCCGACAATATCTCCGCCCAAAGCCTTAACCGCCTCAACGACCTTCTTAACTGAACCGCCGGTAGCAAGAATATCTTCAACTATCAATATTTTCTTGCCTGGGATCAATTTATCGTAACCGCGCTTAAAAAAGCGCCTCTTTTCTCCGTCGGCGCCGACCTCTTCCTCTGCAAAGATGCCTAAAACGTCTTTCCCTTCAAGGTCGCTCAAAAAGCTTGCCACCCACTGTGACAAAATAACGCCGCCGACCGTCGGGCCCGCCACGACATCAACGCCCTTCCCTTTGAACTTTTCGGCCATTATCTTGCAGAGCGCCGAAATGTCTTTTGTGTGCGGATAGACCGCGTCTTTATTGACGTAGGCGTTGCCATGTTTGCCGGAGGCATAGACAACGTGTGTGTCGGTTATTACTGCTTTGACTTTCTTGAAGATATCTAATGGATCCATTATCCTATCTCCTCTAATATCTTTTTGGCCGCATCGCTTGGCGTTCCTATCTCCTTTGGAGGATTTGTTATTGGTCTGCCTATCACTAAATAATCCGCGCCGGCCTTGACCGCTTCGTTTGGCGTCATCACCCGTTTTTGGTCGCCTGCTGCCGCCCACACAGGCCTCACTCCGGGAGTTATTATCAGAAAATCCTGACCACAGGCCTCACGGATAGCGGTTATCTCCCGCGGCGAGGCAACGACACCGTCAAGCCCTGCCTGCTTTGCCAAAAGAGCCAACCTCACCACTAATTTTTTAAGTTCCGCCCCGTCGCGAACGTGTTCAAACCCTATTTCATTTAACGCCTTCGCATCGATACTAGTAAGAACTGTAACGCCTATTACAAGAGGGCGTTCTTTGCCAAGCTTTGCCGCCTCTTCATCGGCCGTCTTGACCGCGGCAGACATCATTGTAACGCCGCCCAGACAGTGAACGTTGAACATCCATACGTTCATCCTTGTGACCGCACGTGCGGCGCCTGCAACCGTATTTGGAATATCCTTGAATTTGGCGTCAAAGAAG harbors:
- a CDS encoding recombination protein RecR: MNPIEKLIEEFSKLPGVGQKTAARLAYHITRAPKDDAYKLSVAIVEVKDKVHNCPECFNLTENSSCPICNNPNRNKTIVCVVEEPQDALAIEKSGAFNGVYHVLHGSLSPLDGIGPDDIKTKELVERVKKGALKELIVATNPTTTGEATAFYIAKLVRPLNIKLTRIAFGIPFGGDIEYVDRSTLARSIEHRSNI
- a CDS encoding DNA polymerase III subunit gamma/tau (catalyzes the DNA-template-directed extension of the 3'-end of a DNA strand; the tau chain serves as a scaffold to help in the dimerizaton of the alpha,epsilon and theta core complex; the gamma chain seems to interact with the delta and delta' subunits to transfer the beta subunit on the DNA), producing MKHDKDHASCFLLPVSLLMSYQVLARKYRPQRFEDIIGQDHITRTLQNAISEGRVHHAYLFTGIRGIGKTTLARIFSKMLNCKEPSKEGSPEPCNKCPSCVEITNGSSIDVQEIDGASNNGVENVRDIRERVKFLPATGKYKIYIIDEVHMLSGPAFNALLKTLEEPPAHVIFIFATTESHKIPATILSRCQRHDFRRIPLLKIVETLKGIAKEEKVEAENDCLEIIATEAEGSMRDAESLFDQAIAFAGKKLAYDHLKELLGFLDRKQLNAVTRSIISRDADGALAVANELFASGENLNRFVQELLERFHDLLVIKTCKELPLGSKILDSDLLKELASKITVEECQQWFNMIYRGSEDVARTKFPKMVMDVLIVGLCQIRPVRSVDELIEKVEQLKSGAVPQSAKVQTSPTTDSRPPVTDNRSPVTDHRTATVVPQDYPSFIAWLKLNKPQVASFLEISLGGDVKESRLMVRFASRSFASDKLMEEDRKAFVEKLAGDFFKRPLKLEVAFEAGSEASAQEAKKNKHAEISQKNRGIKDEALKHDVIREAANIFGAEIKEIKIK
- a CDS encoding phosphoribosyltransferase, whose amino-acid sequence is MDPLDIFKKVKAVITDTHVVYASGKHGNAYVNKDAVYPHTKDISALCKIMAEKFKGKGVDVVAGPTVGGVILSQWVASFLSDLEGKDVLGIFAEEEVGADGEKRRFFKRGYDKLIPGKKILIVEDILATGGSVKKVVEAVKALGGDIVGCAALVNRGGVKDADVGAAITALVNISLDAYDEDRCPLCKSGAPINTEVGKGREYIVKKRHEV
- a CDS encoding orotidine-5'-phosphate decarboxylase, encoding MPDNREKIIVALDAPTLSAASQIADSLKGHIGALKVGMELLNSEGSPQVVEAISPKGKVFFDAKFKDIPNTVAGAARAVTRMNVWMFNVHCLGGVTMMSAAVKTADEEAAKLGKERPLVIGVTVLTSIDAKALNEIGFEHVRDGAELKKLVVRLALLAKQAGLDGVVASPREITAIREACGQDFLIITPGVRPVWAAAGDQKRVMTPNEAVKAGADYLVIGRPITNPPKEIGTPSDAAKKILEEIG